The Akkermansia muciniphila genome contains a region encoding:
- a CDS encoding glutamine synthetase III, protein MSDSTRTQAISAIASLPVSGVSESAPVSIDYYGADVFSTEVMKQYLPKDTAKTLLATIQDGLPLNADIAADVAHAMKQWALERGATHYTHWFQPMTGSTAEKHDSFLDPRGMEAIMSFSGKNLIVSEPDASSFPSGGLRCTFEARGYTAWDPTSPAFIKRHGNGATLCIPTAYCSYTGDALDKKTPLLRSRQALSNAARRLMKCFNLPDSRVTITLGAEQEYFLIDKNFYLNRPDLVQTGRTLFGAPPAKHQQLEDHYFGSIKPRILNFMNDVETELWRLGIPAKTRHNEVAPAQFELAPLFEDVNLAIDHNMLVMEILRQQASRHGLVCLLHEKPFVGVNGSGKHNNWSISYGDKNLLDPGTDPQQNAIFLTVLTAIIEAVDKHSDLLRTSVASAGNDHRLGANEAPPAIVSIFLGDQLNEVIENIINGEAGCGRRDDTLKIGVDTLPVLPRDATDRNRTSPFAFTGNKFEFRAPGSAQSCAGPMITLNTIVAEAFDSLAEELSSFAPETFLAQLQETLKRRISEHRRIIFNGDNYSGEWVKEAERRGLPNLKNTMSALHTLVNEKNVALFEKYGVFSRRELESRFEIFLEEYHRRIRIEGRLSWEMAATIILPALRNEYKQTVSALSRALDAKQTTGTASLRKLADKLGDALDSIVSDLDTLETALTSCHEDILAGMSRLRTSVDAAEALVNDRSWPLPKYREMLFIY, encoded by the coding sequence ATGAGTGACTCTACCAGAACACAAGCCATCAGCGCCATCGCCTCCCTGCCCGTGAGCGGAGTGAGCGAGAGCGCCCCTGTCAGCATTGATTATTACGGCGCCGACGTTTTCAGCACGGAGGTGATGAAGCAGTACCTGCCCAAGGATACGGCCAAGACCCTTCTGGCTACCATCCAGGACGGCCTGCCTCTGAACGCGGACATCGCCGCGGACGTGGCCCATGCCATGAAGCAGTGGGCTCTGGAACGGGGGGCCACCCATTACACCCACTGGTTCCAGCCCATGACGGGCTCCACGGCGGAAAAGCATGATTCCTTCCTGGACCCCCGGGGCATGGAGGCCATCATGAGCTTTTCAGGCAAGAACTTGATCGTGAGCGAGCCGGACGCGTCCAGCTTCCCTTCCGGTGGCCTGCGCTGCACGTTTGAGGCCCGCGGCTATACCGCCTGGGACCCCACCAGCCCCGCGTTCATCAAGCGCCACGGCAACGGAGCCACCCTGTGCATCCCCACCGCCTATTGTTCCTACACGGGAGACGCCCTGGACAAGAAGACCCCCCTGCTCCGTTCCCGGCAGGCGCTGAGCAACGCCGCCAGAAGGCTGATGAAGTGCTTCAACCTGCCGGATTCCCGCGTGACCATCACGCTGGGAGCGGAACAGGAGTATTTCCTGATTGACAAGAATTTTTACCTGAACCGCCCGGACCTGGTCCAGACGGGACGCACCCTGTTCGGCGCGCCGCCCGCCAAGCACCAGCAGCTGGAAGACCACTATTTCGGCTCCATCAAGCCCCGCATCCTGAATTTCATGAATGATGTGGAAACGGAACTCTGGCGGCTGGGCATTCCTGCCAAGACGCGCCACAATGAGGTGGCTCCGGCCCAGTTTGAGCTGGCCCCCCTGTTTGAGGACGTGAACCTGGCGATTGACCACAATATGCTGGTGATGGAAATCCTGCGCCAGCAGGCCAGCAGGCACGGCCTGGTATGCCTGCTCCATGAAAAGCCCTTTGTGGGCGTCAACGGCTCCGGCAAGCATAATAACTGGTCCATCTCCTACGGGGACAAGAACCTGCTGGACCCCGGCACGGACCCGCAGCAGAATGCCATTTTCCTGACGGTGCTGACCGCCATTATTGAAGCCGTGGACAAGCACAGCGACTTGCTCCGGACTTCCGTAGCCAGCGCCGGGAACGACCACCGCCTGGGCGCGAACGAGGCGCCACCCGCTATTGTTTCCATTTTCCTGGGCGACCAGCTCAATGAGGTGATTGAGAATATCATCAACGGGGAAGCCGGATGCGGCCGGCGGGATGACACGCTCAAGATCGGCGTGGATACGCTGCCCGTTCTGCCCAGGGACGCCACGGACCGCAACCGTACCAGCCCGTTCGCCTTCACCGGGAACAAGTTCGAGTTCCGCGCGCCCGGTTCCGCCCAGTCCTGCGCCGGGCCCATGATTACCCTGAACACCATCGTGGCGGAGGCCTTCGATTCCCTGGCGGAAGAACTTTCCTCCTTCGCACCGGAGACTTTCCTGGCCCAGCTCCAGGAAACGCTCAAGCGCCGGATATCCGAACACAGGAGGATCATTTTCAACGGAGACAATTATTCCGGGGAATGGGTGAAGGAGGCGGAACGCCGCGGCCTGCCCAACCTGAAGAATACGATGAGCGCCCTCCATACCCTGGTTAATGAAAAGAACGTGGCCCTGTTTGAGAAGTACGGCGTGTTTTCCAGAAGGGAGCTGGAATCCCGGTTTGAGATTTTCCTGGAGGAATACCACAGGCGCATCCGCATTGAAGGGCGCCTGTCCTGGGAAATGGCCGCCACCATTATCCTCCCGGCCTTGCGCAATGAATACAAGCAAACCGTTTCCGCGCTTTCCAGGGCGCTGGACGCCAAGCAGACCACTGGCACCGCCTCCCTGCGGAAGCTGGCGGACAAGCTGGGCGACGCCCTGGATTCCATCGTGTCCGACCTGGATACGCTGGAAACGGCGCTCACGAGCTGCCATGAGGACATCCTTGCCGGGATGTCCCGATTGAGAACCAGCGTCGACGCAGCAGAAGCCCTGGTGAACGACCGGTCCTGGCCTCTCCCCAAGTACCGGGAAATGCTGTTCATCTATTAG